In a single window of the Scophthalmus maximus strain ysfricsl-2021 chromosome 18, ASM2237912v1, whole genome shotgun sequence genome:
- the si:ch211-63o20.7 gene encoding serine/threonine-protein kinase pdik1l-B-like isoform X1 has translation MEELYTLEKEVGRGSYGVVFEGHMARTGQRVAIKRLPCSNPECIELYLQELWAMRATAESHVNVIALHSCLLQTGPRSLRPLKPGVLPLRLVESVLKGSVVGAPQSQGMDNGRSTTKRRTSSVSRLQDRTNACQAEPKLNATDCTTPQRPQCRAGKRPSQGEAEQPGPQRRLALWLVMEYCDGGDLNRYLLSRPPDAERNHGVVRQLCRAVAFLHGLGITHRDLKPDNVLVCVTPKGPVVKVADFGLSKMRGGLGDGGLTRQHFSSTCGSDFYMAPEVWGGLTYTAQADIFSLGVMFWAVLERITLLEEGTTQEQLGAYVCKGRSGWLMPLGEALWENADLQLCIPMKFKRAPPLPPPPGPSVCVLLSDMLASNPDARPPADQLEARVRAALKEDSH, from the exons ATGGAGGAGCTCTACACGTTAGAGAAGGAAGTGGGACGGGGAAGCTACGGCGTGGTGTTCGAGGGTCATATGGCCCGGACGGGACAGCGGGTGGCCATCAAGCGGCTGCCCTGCAGCAACCCGGAGTGCATCGAACTCTACCTGCAGGAGCTGTGGGCCATGAGAGCCACGGCGGAGAGCCACGTCAACGTCATTGCGCtccacagctgcctgctgcagacGGGGCCGAGGAGCCTGAGGCCCCTGAAACCGGGCGTCCTGCCGCTGCGTCTGGTCGAGAGCGTGCTGAAGGGTAGTGTGGTCGGAGCGCCGCAGAGTCAGGGAATGGATAACGGCCGGTCCACCACCAAGAGGAGGACCAGTTCTGTCTCCAGGCTACAGGACAGGACCAACGCTTGCCAGGCCGAGCCTAAATTGAACGCGACGGATTGCACGACCCCTCAAAGACCTCAGTGCAGAGCCGGAAAGAGACCGTCCCAGGGCGAGGCAGAGCAGCCGGGCCCCCAGCGCCGCCTGGCCCTGTGGCTCGTGATGGAGTACTGCGATGGGGGCGACCTGAATCGGTACCTGCTCTCCAGGCCCCCCGACGCCGAGCGCAACCACGGCGTGGTGCGACAGCTCTGCAGAGCCGTGGCCTTCCTTCACGGCCTTGGCATCACCCACCGGGACCTGAAGCCCGACAATGTGCTGGTCTGTGTCACTCCCAAAGGCCCCGTCGTCAAG GTGGCCGACTTTGGTCTGAGCAAGATGAGGGGAGGTCTGGGGGACGGGGGTTTGACCAGGCAGCACTTCTCGTCCACCTGTGGCTCCGACTTCTACATGGCCCCCGAGGTGTGGGGCGGACTGACCTACACGGCCCAGGCGGACATCTTCTCGCTGGGTGTGATGTTCTGGGCGGTCCTGGAGAGGATCACCCTCCTAGAAGAAGGGACCACGCAGGAACAACTGG GCGCCTACGTGTGTAAGGGTCGCTCCGGCTGGTTGATGCCGCTGGGTGAAGCCCTGTGGGAGAACGCCGACCTCCAGCTGTGCATCCCCATGAAGTTTAAGCGGGCGCCCCCGCTGCCGCCCCCGCCCGGCCCATCTGTGTGCGtcctgctctcagacatgctcGCCTCAAACCCCGATGCTCGGCCTCCGGCGGACCAGCTGGAGGCCAGAGTGCGGGCTGCTCTCAAAGAGGACTCCCACTGA
- the si:ch211-63o20.7 gene encoding serine/threonine-protein kinase pdik1l-B-like isoform X2, producing MEELYTLEKEVGRGSYGVVFEGHMARTGQRVAIKRLPCSNPECIELYLQELWAMRATAESHVNVIALHSCLLQTGPRSLRPLKPGVLPLRLVESVLKGSVVGAPQSQGMDNGRSTTKRRTSSVSRLQDRTNACQAEPKLNATDCTTPQRPQCRAGKRPSQGEAEQPGPQRRLALWLVMEYCDGGDLNRYLLSRPPDAERNHGVVRQLCRAVAFLHGLGITHRDLKPDNVLVCVTPKGPVVKVADFGLSKMRGGLGDGGLTRQHFSSTCGSDFYMAPEVWGGLTYTAQADIFSLGVMFWAVLERITLLEEGTTQEQLDEQPKRREELILAPTCVRVAPAG from the exons ATGGAGGAGCTCTACACGTTAGAGAAGGAAGTGGGACGGGGAAGCTACGGCGTGGTGTTCGAGGGTCATATGGCCCGGACGGGACAGCGGGTGGCCATCAAGCGGCTGCCCTGCAGCAACCCGGAGTGCATCGAACTCTACCTGCAGGAGCTGTGGGCCATGAGAGCCACGGCGGAGAGCCACGTCAACGTCATTGCGCtccacagctgcctgctgcagacGGGGCCGAGGAGCCTGAGGCCCCTGAAACCGGGCGTCCTGCCGCTGCGTCTGGTCGAGAGCGTGCTGAAGGGTAGTGTGGTCGGAGCGCCGCAGAGTCAGGGAATGGATAACGGCCGGTCCACCACCAAGAGGAGGACCAGTTCTGTCTCCAGGCTACAGGACAGGACCAACGCTTGCCAGGCCGAGCCTAAATTGAACGCGACGGATTGCACGACCCCTCAAAGACCTCAGTGCAGAGCCGGAAAGAGACCGTCCCAGGGCGAGGCAGAGCAGCCGGGCCCCCAGCGCCGCCTGGCCCTGTGGCTCGTGATGGAGTACTGCGATGGGGGCGACCTGAATCGGTACCTGCTCTCCAGGCCCCCCGACGCCGAGCGCAACCACGGCGTGGTGCGACAGCTCTGCAGAGCCGTGGCCTTCCTTCACGGCCTTGGCATCACCCACCGGGACCTGAAGCCCGACAATGTGCTGGTCTGTGTCACTCCCAAAGGCCCCGTCGTCAAG GTGGCCGACTTTGGTCTGAGCAAGATGAGGGGAGGTCTGGGGGACGGGGGTTTGACCAGGCAGCACTTCTCGTCCACCTGTGGCTCCGACTTCTACATGGCCCCCGAGGTGTGGGGCGGACTGACCTACACGGCCCAGGCGGACATCTTCTCGCTGGGTGTGATGTTCTGGGCGGTCCTGGAGAGGATCACCCTCCTAGAAGAAGGGACCACGCAGGAACAACTGG ATGAGCAgccaaaaagaagagaagagctcATCTTG GCGCCTACGTGTGTAAGGGTCGCTCCGGCTGGTTGA